The Halopseudomonas sabulinigri genome window below encodes:
- the aat gene encoding leucyl/phenylalanyl-tRNA--protein transferase: MGQLTWLTADSIEFPPASRAMQSPNGLLAAGGDLSPERLLNAYRQGIFPWYAAGQPLLWWCPDPRTVLAPAELHISRSMRKFLRQTHFTVTRDHDFAAVMRACAAPRRDAEGTWITPAMQAAYTRLHELGHAHSIEVWDGEQLVGGLYGLALGRAFFGESMFSVRPNASKLAFIALAQHLEACGFALIDCQMPTDHLFSLGARSLPRSAFLQQLQQLCPPEQASCWRAE, encoded by the coding sequence ATGGGTCAACTTACCTGGCTAACTGCCGACAGCATCGAGTTCCCACCCGCCAGCCGCGCAATGCAATCACCCAACGGCTTACTGGCGGCCGGCGGTGACCTTTCCCCTGAGCGTCTGCTGAATGCCTACCGACAGGGTATCTTCCCCTGGTACGCGGCAGGTCAACCGCTGCTCTGGTGGTGCCCGGACCCGCGTACGGTGCTGGCGCCCGCCGAACTGCATATTTCACGCAGCATGCGCAAATTCTTGCGCCAAACCCACTTTACCGTCACCCGTGACCATGACTTTGCCGCTGTCATGCGCGCCTGCGCAGCGCCCAGGCGCGATGCCGAAGGCACCTGGATCACGCCAGCCATGCAAGCCGCCTACACGCGACTGCATGAACTCGGACACGCCCACTCGATAGAGGTGTGGGACGGTGAGCAGCTGGTGGGCGGTCTATATGGCCTGGCGCTGGGCCGCGCCTTCTTTGGCGAATCCATGTTCAGCGTACGCCCCAATGCATCCAAGCTGGCGTTTATCGCATTGGCCCAGCATCTGGAGGCCTGCGGCTTTGCACTGATCGACTGCCAGATGCCCACAGACCACCTATTCAGCCTTGGAGCCAGAAGCCTGCCGCGCAGCGCTTTTCTGCAGCAACTGCAGCAACTCTGCCCGCCCGAGCAGGCCTCCTGCTGGCGTGCTGAGTGA